A DNA window from Pseudomonas sp. B21-056 contains the following coding sequences:
- the argE gene encoding acetylornithine deacetylase has protein sequence MRARTLEILKRLIAFDTVSSESNLALIDYVRELLLSKGIESLIVKDESGRKANLFASTGPNDQPGILLSGHTDVVPAAGQAWSVPAFQATLKDERIYGRGSCDMKGFIALAIDAMLEAADCSLNRPLQLALSHDEEIGCVGVRRLLDVLHLAPLRPMLCIVGEPTNMQFVLGHKGKGSYRALCRGQEAHSSLAPRSVNAIHVACDFIAMLREGQRRLEQQGARDADYDVPYSTVHVGQITGGKALNIVPNLCSLDFEVRNLPADNLDLFLEQMREQAEQIVREAKRLSGATDIEIETLNVYPGLDTHPSVEAVRFLRSFAPADTGNAKVSFGTEGGLFSQRLDIPVVVCGPGSIEQAHKPDEFVELSQMRAGERFLDGLLGSLKL, from the coding sequence ATGAGAGCGAGGACACTGGAAATCCTCAAGCGATTGATCGCTTTCGACACCGTCTCCTCGGAGTCCAACCTGGCGCTGATCGACTATGTGCGCGAGCTGCTGCTGAGCAAGGGTATCGAGTCATTGATCGTCAAGGACGAGAGCGGGCGCAAGGCCAATCTGTTCGCCAGTACCGGTCCGAATGATCAGCCCGGCATCCTGCTGTCCGGGCACACCGATGTGGTGCCGGCCGCCGGCCAGGCCTGGAGCGTGCCGGCGTTCCAGGCGACGCTCAAGGATGAGCGGATTTATGGCCGGGGCAGCTGCGACATGAAGGGTTTTATTGCCCTGGCGATCGACGCCATGCTCGAGGCCGCTGATTGCTCGTTGAACCGCCCATTGCAACTGGCCCTGTCCCATGACGAGGAAATCGGCTGCGTTGGCGTACGCCGTTTGCTCGACGTCCTGCACCTGGCGCCGTTGCGGCCGATGCTGTGCATCGTCGGTGAGCCTACCAACATGCAGTTCGTTCTCGGGCACAAGGGCAAGGGTTCCTACCGAGCTCTGTGTCGGGGTCAGGAAGCCCATTCATCCCTGGCCCCGCGGTCGGTCAACGCCATTCATGTGGCCTGCGACTTTATCGCCATGCTGCGCGAGGGCCAACGGCGTCTGGAACAGCAGGGTGCGCGCGACGCGGATTACGACGTCCCCTACAGCACCGTGCACGTCGGGCAGATTACCGGCGGCAAGGCCCTGAACATAGTCCCGAACCTGTGCAGCCTGGATTTTGAGGTGCGCAATTTGCCGGCCGACAACCTCGACCTGTTTCTTGAGCAGATGCGCGAACAGGCCGAGCAGATCGTGCGCGAGGCCAAGCGCCTGTCCGGCGCAACCGATATCGAGATCGAGACGCTGAACGTCTACCCAGGGCTGGATACCCACCCCAGTGTGGAAGCTGTGCGCTTTCTGAGGAGCTTCGCTCCAGCGGATACCGGCAACGCAAAAGTTTCCTTCGGCACCGAAGGCGGTTTATTCAGCCAGCGCCTGGATATACCGGTGGTGGTCTGCGGGCCGGGTTCCATCGAACAGGCGCACAAGCCCGATGAGTTCGTCGAGCTGAGCCAGATGCGGGCCGGGGAGCGCTTTCTTGATGGGCTGCTGGGCTCGTTGAAGCTGTAA
- a CDS encoding NAD(P)/FAD-dependent oxidoreductase, whose amino-acid sequence MIPQQADVLIVGGGLMGAAAAFFLRQRGQSVILLERDQIGQYASGVNFGNVRRQGRFLGQLELANRSFALWKRLPELIGDDLEFIPSGHMRVCYREDEIAELEAYAAAPQARELDLRVYSGRELHERFPFLGPEVKGGSYAPHDGHANPRLAAPAFARAARRAGARIEERTEVTQVQKVGGQFHVNTADGREYRADRLLITAGAWGEKLSAQFGEPVPLVTKGPQMSVTEPVPYALKTVIGVFTKNPEEMLYFRQIPRGNIIIGGCHHSKPDMLTRRAHFEPQSILKQLQQMRRLAPHMANLNIIRTWSGIEGYVSDGLPVLGSSGKVDGLYYAFGFSGHGFQLGPGVGDVMAELISTGSTSTHIAPFNVTRFAGVAEQRTMAS is encoded by the coding sequence ATGATCCCGCAACAAGCCGATGTACTGATTGTCGGGGGCGGCCTGATGGGCGCTGCCGCGGCGTTTTTCCTGCGCCAGCGTGGTCAGTCGGTGATACTCCTGGAGCGTGACCAGATCGGCCAGTATGCCAGCGGGGTGAACTTTGGCAACGTGCGTCGCCAAGGCCGTTTTCTCGGTCAACTGGAGTTGGCCAATCGCTCCTTCGCGCTGTGGAAGCGCCTGCCGGAACTGATCGGCGACGACCTTGAATTCATTCCCAGCGGGCACATGCGCGTCTGCTATCGCGAGGACGAGATCGCCGAACTGGAGGCCTACGCGGCGGCGCCGCAGGCACGCGAACTGGATCTGCGCGTCTACAGCGGTCGTGAGCTGCACGAGCGGTTCCCGTTCCTCGGCCCGGAGGTCAAGGGCGGCTCCTACGCACCGCATGACGGTCACGCGAACCCACGCCTCGCTGCGCCGGCCTTCGCTCGCGCCGCACGCCGGGCCGGTGCGCGTATCGAGGAGCGCACGGAAGTGACGCAGGTACAAAAGGTCGGCGGGCAGTTCCACGTGAACACCGCTGACGGTCGTGAGTATCGCGCCGATCGACTGTTGATCACTGCCGGCGCGTGGGGCGAAAAGCTCTCCGCGCAGTTCGGTGAACCGGTGCCGCTGGTCACCAAGGGGCCGCAGATGTCGGTCACCGAACCCGTACCCTATGCGCTGAAAACGGTGATCGGCGTGTTCACCAAGAACCCCGAGGAAATGCTGTATTTCCGGCAGATTCCCCGTGGCAATATCATCATCGGTGGGTGTCACCACAGCAAGCCGGACATGCTCACCCGGCGCGCCCATTTCGAGCCGCAAAGCATCCTCAAGCAGTTGCAGCAAATGCGTCGGCTTGCGCCGCATATGGCCAACCTGAACATCATCCGCACGTGGAGCGGTATCGAGGGGTACGTCTCGGACGGGCTTCCGGTGCTGGGCTCCAGCGGCAAGGTTGACGGTCTGTACTACGCTTTCGGCTTCAGCGGGCATGGCTTCCAGCTCGGGCCGGGTGTCGGTGACGTGATGGCCGAGTTGATCAGCACCGGCAGCACCAGCACGCATATTGCCCCTTTCAATGTCACGCGCTTCGCCGGCGTCGCTGAGCAACGGACCATGGCGTCATGA
- a CDS encoding NAD(P)/FAD-dependent oxidoreductase: MAISRVEPARVVIIGAGPAGTRCAETLLAAGIKPILIDENRRDGGQIYRRQPEGFSRDYATLYGSEADKAEALHQSFDHLREQIDYRPDTLVWSLTPGQLCCVSQGKHSTVDYDALILCTGATDRLMPVAGWQLAGCYSLGGAQIALKAQAVSIGHQVVFMGSGPLLYLVASQYLKAGAKVAGVLDTSPLRKRIAALPKLLARPGVLFTGMKLLAKLYLAGIPVHLGVEPQQVLGDANSGVSGVRVRTANGATAQFDCDAVAMGYHLRPETQLADLAGCRLRFDEATSQWLLDTDEDGRTSVRGVYAAGDGSVIRGADAAEHGGRLAALALLRDLHLPVDAGLVTAQRRALQVMDEFRLGLAEAFPWPAAQAQALPDEAIVCRCEMITVGELRDAVREKGACEVNRAKAFSRVGMGRCQGRYCSQAGAQVIAAAAGVCVQEVGRQRGQAPVKPLSMLTEEVSS, translated from the coding sequence ATGGCCATTTCACGGGTAGAGCCTGCAAGGGTGGTCATCATTGGTGCCGGCCCTGCTGGTACCCGCTGCGCCGAGACACTGCTGGCGGCGGGGATCAAGCCGATCCTGATCGACGAAAACCGTCGCGACGGCGGCCAGATCTATCGCCGCCAGCCCGAGGGCTTCAGCCGTGACTATGCGACGCTGTATGGCAGCGAAGCGGACAAGGCCGAGGCCTTGCACCAGAGCTTCGACCATTTGCGTGAGCAGATCGACTATCGGCCGGACACCCTGGTGTGGAGCCTGACCCCTGGCCAACTGTGCTGCGTCAGCCAGGGCAAACATTCGACCGTGGATTACGATGCGCTGATCCTCTGCACTGGGGCCACCGACCGCTTGATGCCGGTCGCCGGCTGGCAGCTGGCGGGTTGCTATAGCCTGGGCGGTGCACAGATTGCGCTGAAGGCGCAGGCAGTCTCCATTGGCCATCAGGTGGTGTTCATGGGGAGCGGACCGCTGCTGTACCTGGTGGCCAGCCAATACCTCAAGGCCGGTGCCAAGGTGGCCGGGGTGCTCGACACCTCGCCGTTGCGCAAACGTATCGCGGCTTTACCCAAGTTGCTTGCCCGTCCTGGGGTCCTGTTCACCGGGATGAAGCTGTTGGCCAAGCTGTATCTGGCTGGCATCCCGGTGCACCTGGGCGTCGAGCCGCAGCAGGTGTTGGGGGATGCGAACAGCGGGGTCAGCGGCGTGCGGGTGCGTACGGCGAACGGGGCAACCGCGCAGTTCGATTGCGATGCCGTGGCCATGGGGTATCACCTGCGTCCGGAAACCCAACTGGCCGACCTGGCCGGTTGCCGTTTGCGTTTCGACGAGGCAACCAGCCAATGGCTGCTGGACACCGATGAGGATGGCCGCACCTCGGTCCGCGGCGTATATGCCGCTGGCGACGGCTCTGTTATCCGGGGTGCCGATGCAGCAGAGCACGGCGGACGCCTGGCTGCATTGGCATTGTTACGCGACCTGCACCTGCCGGTGGATGCCGGGTTGGTCACCGCGCAACGTCGTGCGCTGCAGGTGATGGATGAGTTTCGCCTTGGCTTGGCCGAGGCTTTCCCCTGGCCAGCAGCGCAGGCCCAGGCTTTGCCGGACGAGGCGATCGTTTGTCGTTGCGAGATGATTACGGTTGGCGAGTTGCGCGATGCGGTGCGCGAGAAGGGTGCCTGTGAAGTCAATCGCGCCAAGGCCTTCAGCCGCGTCGGGATGGGCCGGTGCCAAGGCCGCTACTGCTCGCAGGCCGGGGCGCAAGTGATTGCCGCCGCTGCTGGCGTCTGCGTTCAGGAAGTGGGGCGCCAGCGTGGTCAGGCGCCGGTCAAACCCCTCTCGATGCTTACCGAGGAGGTATCGTCATGA
- a CDS encoding (2Fe-2S)-binding protein: protein MNARFVRLAERDRTTVRLMVDGEPIEAKQGDTLMVAMLTQVSVLRQSEFDPGRRAGFCLMGACQDCWVWTRSGERLRACSNEVREGLEIVTIQPEAIWPFHG, encoded by the coding sequence ATGAATGCGCGTTTTGTGCGCTTGGCCGAGCGCGACCGGACGACGGTGAGGTTGATGGTCGATGGAGAGCCGATCGAGGCAAAACAGGGCGACACCTTGATGGTTGCGATGCTGACCCAGGTGTCAGTGCTGCGTCAGTCGGAGTTCGACCCAGGGCGCCGCGCCGGCTTCTGCCTGATGGGGGCGTGTCAGGACTGCTGGGTCTGGACCCGCAGCGGCGAGCGTCTACGCGCCTGCAGCAATGAGGTTCGCGAGGGCCTGGAGATAGTTACCATACAGCCGGAGGCGATATGGCCATTTCACGGGTAG
- a CDS encoding ABC transporter ATP-binding protein, with the protein MNEIVRVSGLRVAARNEEGIDVPIVHGADFSLKKGEVLALIGESGSGKSTIALSLMGYARSGCRIVGGSVHIGDVDVLKLSNAELAKLRGRTVAYIAQSAAAAFNPSKSIMEQVIESALIHGTLSRQQAQAKAVGLFRALALPDPEGIGARYPHQVSGGQLQRLMAAMALITDPALVILDEPTTALDVTTQIEVLRAFKRVVSELGTTAVYVSHDLAVVAQMADRIVVLRDGQIQENSSTEQILIEPAHPYTRSLLSAMKPSANQDTTDQGTPATGNDLLLDVRGLEICYGLKKVLQDVDLQVRKGSAVGVIGESGSGKTTLAQAIAGLAEPSAGRILLDGQPLSKTLVGRTREQFRRIQFVFQNADTALNPRHSIEDILGRPLRFYHGMKGAQRQRRVAELLQLVQLPASIAQRRPGELSGGQKQRVNLARALAAEPDLILCDEVTSALDTVVGAAILELLRDLRRELGVSYLFISHDISTVRALCDDIVVMYSGHKVEAGDCESFVQVPFHPYTDLLINSVPELRQGWLESCAASCGNLPPISAVDTTAHLCPFLNRCPVRIDGLCNRSAPPRRSIAGGSEVLCHHESAELLKAQQGSNSMKLIGTYA; encoded by the coding sequence GTACTGGCGCTGATCGGCGAGTCCGGTTCCGGCAAGAGCACCATCGCGTTGTCATTGATGGGCTACGCTCGCAGCGGTTGTCGCATCGTAGGCGGCTCGGTACATATCGGCGATGTCGACGTGCTCAAGCTGTCGAATGCCGAGCTGGCAAAGCTGCGCGGACGCACCGTGGCCTATATCGCGCAGAGCGCGGCCGCGGCGTTCAATCCGTCCAAGAGCATCATGGAGCAGGTGATCGAAAGCGCACTGATCCACGGCACGCTGTCACGGCAGCAGGCGCAGGCCAAGGCTGTCGGGTTGTTCCGGGCGCTGGCGTTGCCGGATCCCGAAGGCATTGGGGCGCGCTATCCGCACCAGGTCTCGGGCGGGCAGTTGCAGCGGCTGATGGCTGCGATGGCCCTGATCACCGATCCGGCACTGGTGATTCTCGACGAGCCGACCACGGCGCTGGATGTCACGACGCAGATCGAGGTCCTGCGGGCCTTTAAACGGGTGGTCAGTGAACTCGGCACAACGGCCGTTTACGTCTCGCATGACCTGGCGGTGGTGGCGCAGATGGCCGACCGTATCGTCGTGCTGCGCGACGGCCAGATCCAGGAAAACAGCAGTACCGAGCAGATCCTGATAGAACCGGCACATCCTTATACCCGTAGCCTGCTGTCGGCGATGAAGCCCTCGGCGAACCAGGATACGACCGATCAAGGCACGCCCGCCACGGGTAATGATTTGCTGCTCGACGTCCGTGGTCTCGAGATTTGCTATGGCCTGAAGAAGGTGTTGCAGGATGTCGACCTCCAGGTCCGCAAGGGCTCGGCAGTCGGTGTGATCGGTGAGTCGGGATCAGGGAAAACCACGCTGGCCCAGGCTATCGCCGGCCTGGCGGAGCCATCGGCCGGGCGGATCCTGCTGGATGGCCAGCCTCTGAGCAAGACGCTGGTCGGACGGACCCGCGAGCAGTTCCGACGAATTCAGTTCGTCTTTCAGAATGCCGATACGGCGCTGAATCCGCGACACAGCATCGAAGATATCCTGGGCCGTCCGTTGCGTTTCTATCACGGCATGAAGGGCGCGCAGCGCCAGCGCCGGGTGGCTGAGTTACTGCAGTTGGTGCAGCTACCGGCAAGCATCGCGCAACGCCGCCCCGGCGAGTTGTCCGGCGGGCAGAAGCAGCGGGTCAACCTGGCACGGGCACTGGCGGCAGAGCCGGACCTGATCCTGTGTGACGAAGTGACCTCGGCACTGGATACCGTGGTAGGGGCGGCAATTCTCGAACTGCTGCGTGACCTGCGTCGCGAGCTGGGGGTTTCCTACCTCTTCATCAGCCACGACATCTCTACCGTCCGCGCGCTGTGTGACGACATCGTGGTGATGTACAGCGGCCACAAGGTCGAGGCGGGTGATTGTGAGTCATTCGTCCAGGTGCCGTTCCATCCCTATACCGACCTGTTGATCAACTCGGTACCGGAGCTGCGTCAGGGGTGGCTGGAGAGCTGCGCTGCCTCCTGCGGCAACCTGCCTCCGATCAGTGCGGTGGATACCACTGCGCACCTGTGTCCATTCCTCAACCGCTGCCCGGTACGCATCGACGGGCTGTGTAATCGCAGTGCGCCGCCACGCCGAAGCATCGCCGGCGGCAGCGAGGTTCTGTGCCACCACGAAAGCGCCGAGCTGCTCAAGGCACAGCAAGGATCAAACAGCATGAAACTGATAGGTACCTACGCATGA